CGATTTCGGCGCTCGTGCTGAGGGCGTTTGCGCAGGACCCGAAGACGGGCCCGCAGGCGGACTTCGTGAAGAAGGGATACGAGCGCCTGTTGAGCTTCCAGGTCGAGAGTGGCGGCATCTACAAGGATGCGCTGGCCAACTACAACACCGCCATCGCCGTCAGCGCGCTCGCGGCGGCGAACGATCCTGCGTACAAGGATCGGCTTGATAAGGCCGTCGCCTACCTCAAGAGCCTGCAGTGGACCAGTGGTGTCGTCGGCCCGAAGGGGGAATCGACGGCTGATGCAGACAAGGCCACGTGGGAAGGGGGCTGGGGCTACGGGCGCAACGGTCGGCCGGACTTTTCCAACACGCAGATGGCGCTCGACGCGATGCACGACGCCGGCCTGAAGCCCGACGACCCGGCGTACCAGCGCGCCCTGACCTTCATCCAGCGCACCCAGAACCGTAGCGAGAGCAACGACCAGGCGTTCGCCGGCAACGATGGTGGCTTCTTCTACACGCCGGCGCGCGGTGGCGAATCGATGGCGGGGCACATCGACGCCGCCGACAAGAAGGAACCGCGCAGCTACGGCTCGATGACCTATGCGGGCCTGAAGTCGTTCATCTACGCCGGCCTGTCCAAGACCGACCCGCGCGTGCAGGCGGCGTACGACTGGATCAAGCAGAACTACACGCTCGATGAAAACCCCGGCATGGCCGCCGCCGACCCCGAGAACGCGAAGAACGGCCTGTACTACTACTACCACACCATGGCCCGCGCCATGAACGCCTACGACGAGCCCACCTTCACCGACGCCAGCGGCAAGACGCACGACTGGCGCGCCGATCTAGCCCAGCAGCTCTTCTCGCTCCAGCAGCCCGACGGCAGCTGGGTCGGCGACAAGCGCTGGATGGAAGACAACCCGGTCATCACCACGTCCTACGTCGTGCTGGCGCTGCAGGAGATCCAGAAAGACCTGGCGGAGAAGCAGTAGGCCTGCTGTCTGACCGACGGATCGAGCACGTGGGTCAGCGTCTGTCATCCCGAAGGGAGCGGTAGCGACCAGAGGGATCTCGACGGGGCCAGCACAGTCCGCCGTGCCGATCCCTCAGGTCGCTACCGCTCCCGTTCGGGATGACATAGCGTTGGTGCCGGCCCTACCTACGTCGACTGATAGCTCAGCTTGCAACTCCTGCGGTACGCCGAGGCCGTCATGCCGACGGCGTTGCGGAAGACGTTCGCCATGCGCTCGGGGTTTGAGAACCCGCTGCCCTTGGCGATCGCGGGCATGGACAGGTCGGTGTTCGACAGCAACTGCTTGGCCTTCTCGATCCGCACCCGGCGAATCTCCTGCAACGGCGTGCGACCCAAATGCTGCAGGAACTTTCGCTCCAAATACCGCCGGTTCACCGTTACCACCTTCAGCAGCTTCTGCACCGTCACGCCCTCGTGAACGCGCTCGCGGATGTAGCGCAGCGCCTCGAGCACCTCGGGGTCGTTGATGTTCAACAGGTTGGTGCTTTGCCGTGAGATGACGCTGACCGGGGGGAACATGATCGCCTCGGCCGGTGGAGCGGCGCCGGACATCAGTTCGTCCAACAGTTTGGCGGCGGCGAAGCCGATCTTCTCGGTCGGCAGCGCGATGCTCGACAGTGGGGGGTGACTGAACTTGCTCACCAGCTCGTCATTATCGACGCCCAGCACGCAGACCTCTTCCGGCACGCGGATGCCGCTGTGCCGGCAGATCTCCAGGATCTCAGCGCCGGCCGGGTCGTGCGATGCGAAGATGCCGACCGGCTTGGGCAACGACTGCAGCCACGCCAGCACCGTCTGCGGGTCGCCCACCGGTGCCCGCGACCGCAGCGGTGGCCTGCCCTGCCTGCGGTAAAAACTGACCTCGATCTCCTCATCCTCCAGCGCGCTGGCGAACCCCTTTTGGCGGATCTCCGAGAACCCCGCGCCGGTCGGCCCGATGGTGCCGAAGTGGCGCAGGCCCAGGTCCAGAAAGTACTCGGCCGCCAGCCGGCCGACGGCCTCGTCGTCGGCGAGCACCGAGGGAAACGGTTGGGGCGGCCACCAGTTCGACACGTCGACCACAGGAATGTCCAGCTCGCGCAGCTGGTCGACGTAGTTCTTCTCGGAATAGGTGATGACGCCGTCGGCGCTACCGCGTGCGATGCCGTTGAGATATTGCGGCAACGGCAGGACGCGCGTCCACGTCCAGTCCGGCCGTTGCGTCAGGTACGCGGCGATCCCCAATTGCACGCCGTGCAGATATCCCATCCAGTTGTGCATCACGAGCAGTATGCGACGCTGCGGATCAGCCATGCACCAGTGGTAGCGAAGCAGTGACAATTAGGCAAGGCGTATTGTCGCAAAGCGGCAGTGCGATTGTTTCGTCTAACGCGGTGGTGGCTAGTGCCGCTCCTTGGCTGTGCGTTTTACGCGAGGAAGGGCTGAACTGAGAGCGCTAATTGGCTCGTCGCTGCTGGTAATTATTCGAGAAAGTGCCGGCGTACAACCGAAAAAACGGAAGCGAGCTGATCCGCGTTCGGACGGCGGCAGCTTTGTTGCGCAAAGCGGACTCATGCAATGTTCGTGGGGATCTGTAGTGCGTCGAGATCGGTCGTTCCGAAATTTGTCTTATTAAGGTAAAAGCTGCTCTGCCCAGTTCATCGTTGATGCCGATGGACTGATGTGGTACTAGTTTAGCACGCGTTGGCAGAGCGCGGCACGAGATACCCTTCCATTTTACGAGGTTTTGATGTCATTGCTTTCGCGTCCCCGCGCTAGTGCGCCCGTTGCTCCGATCGAGTCGCTCGAGTCCCGCCGTCTGTTGCACAACGTATTGCTGGCACCCATTGCGGACATGCAGGCGGTCGTCGGAACCGCGCAGACGGTCGACCTGAAGCAGCACTTCGACGATCCGGACGTCGCCCGCACCAAGGTGACGCTCGACACGAACTTCGGTTCGATCCCGCTCGAGTTGTACGACGACCTGACCCCGCAGACGGTCGAGAACTTCCTGAAGTACGTCGAGAGCGACCGGTACAACAACGTGCTGTTCCATCGCCTGGAGCCCGGCTTCGTCCTGCAGGGCGGTGGGTACACCAGCACCGGCGCCGAGGTCGAAGATTTCGGTAATGTCCCCAACGAATTCGACGCGAGCCACCCGAACGTCATGGGCACGGTCGCCATGGCCAAGGTCGGTGGTGACCCCGATTCGGCGACGAGCCAGTTCTTCTTTAACCTGGCCGACAACCGCGCGAACCTAGACAACCAGAACGGCGGCTTCACGACCTTCGCCGAAGCGCTGGACATGACCACGGTGAACAACATCGCGGCGCTCCCCACGAGCAACCAGGGCGGTGCCTTTAACGCCCTCCCGGCCGACGCGAGCGGCACCGTGCCCATGATCACCAACGCCACCCTGATGCCCAAGACGGCGTTCACCGTCATCAGCAGCAACCCGGGGATCCTGAACGCCTCGGTCGCCCCCGATGGCACGCTGACCATGACGCCGGTCTCCAGCGGCAACGCGACCGTCACCGTCACGTCCACGACCCTCGACGGCGACGTGATGAACGAGGCCTTCGCGGTCGACGTGGCCGCGCCGCCCGTCGTGCTCGGCACCGGTGAGGGTCAGTCGCGCTCCCTGGTCTTCATCGACGGCGACGGCACCCGCACCACCGTGCGGGCCAGCAACGCCACCGCCACGGTCCTCATGAATGGCACCGAGGTGGCCCTGAGCACCGTGCGCGGCGTGACGACCGTCACCGGTCTGAACCTCAGCATCGGCAGCATCGCCCTAAACGAAATCACCCGCGTCAGCAGCAGCCTGATCATCTCCTCGTCGGGTGGCGATAACTCGGTCGATATCGGTGACATCACCGCGGCCGGCACGCTCGGCTCGATCACGGCGACGCGCGGCAACCTCGTCGGTGACGTGAACGTCGACGGCGCGCTCGGCCGCGTTACCCTCGGGTCCATCAACGGTGGCTCGATCGCCTCGAACGTCGCCGGCACCGCGCTCACGCTTCGCGCCGGTGACGTGACCAACGCCAGCATCACGATGGTCAGCGCGATCCGCAGCATCACCGTCAACAGCTGGACCGACAGCGACGCCACGCCCGACGTTATCTCCGCGCTGGACATCACCACGATCAGCTCGCGCGGCGACTTCGGCGCCGACATCAACACGCCCGGCGGCCTGCGCAGCGCCAGCATCCGCGGCAACACGACCAGCGACAACTGGAACGTCGGTGGCACGCTGACCCGCCTGAGCGTCGGCAGCTGGGAAAACGTGGGTGGCAACGGTCAGGTGACGGCCGGTGACCTCGGCACGATCAGCTCGACCGGCAACTTCGGGCCCGACCTGACGGCCACCACTGGCCTGCGGTCGTTCTCGACCCGCGCCGACGTGACCGGTGGCGTGTGGAACATCGGCGCCGGCACCGCGTCGCGCGTCAGCGCGCTCAACACGGCGGCGGGCTGGATCGGCGTGTTCGCCGGGCCGGTCAGCTCCGTCTCGGTGCGCGGCACGCTCGACGGCACGCTGTCGGCCGGTTCGATGCGGTCTCTGTCGGTCGGCACGCTGGCGGCGCCGGTGTCGTTGACCGACGCCAGCGTCCCATACTCGCTGACCTCGTTCCGCGCGACGACGATGACCGACGCCGAGATTCGCTCGGCCGGGAGCATCCGATCGGTCTCGGTGCGCTCGGGCACGCTCCGCAGCGCGATCTTCGCCGGCGTCGCCGGTGGCGACGCCTCGGTCGAGGGTGCCGCCGACTTCGCCAACCCCAATGCTCAGATCGTCTCGGCCCGCTTCGGCGCGCCGCGCGGTCAGGTGGGCTTCA
The nucleotide sequence above comes from Tepidisphaeraceae bacterium. Encoded proteins:
- a CDS encoding prenyltransferase/squalene oxidase repeat-containing protein — translated: MTKPLLISLALFAGVAPIAHAQNAPQATTAAAPLSAERLQEAIDKGLAFLKSQQLPDGGWATERQPPAISALVLRAFAQDPKTGPQADFVKKGYERLLSFQVESGGIYKDALANYNTAIAVSALAAANDPAYKDRLDKAVAYLKSLQWTSGVVGPKGESTADADKATWEGGWGYGRNGRPDFSNTQMALDAMHDAGLKPDDPAYQRALTFIQRTQNRSESNDQAFAGNDGGFFYTPARGGESMAGHIDAADKKEPRSYGSMTYAGLKSFIYAGLSKTDPRVQAAYDWIKQNYTLDENPGMAAADPENAKNGLYYYYHTMARAMNAYDEPTFTDASGKTHDWRADLAQQLFSLQQPDGSWVGDKRWMEDNPVITTSYVVLALQEIQKDLAEKQ
- a CDS encoding substrate-binding domain-containing protein, coding for MADPQRRILLVMHNWMGYLHGVQLGIAAYLTQRPDWTWTRVLPLPQYLNGIARGSADGVITYSEKNYVDQLRELDIPVVDVSNWWPPQPFPSVLADDEAVGRLAAEYFLDLGLRHFGTIGPTGAGFSEIRQKGFASALEDEEIEVSFYRRQGRPPLRSRAPVGDPQTVLAWLQSLPKPVGIFASHDPAGAEILEICRHSGIRVPEEVCVLGVDNDELVSKFSHPPLSSIALPTEKIGFAAAKLLDELMSGAAPPAEAIMFPPVSVISRQSTNLLNINDPEVLEALRYIRERVHEGVTVQKLLKVVTVNRRYLERKFLQHLGRTPLQEIRRVRIEKAKQLLSNTDLSMPAIAKGSGFSNPERMANVFRNAVGMTASAYRRSCKLSYQST
- a CDS encoding peptidylprolyl isomerase, giving the protein MSLLSRPRASAPVAPIESLESRRLLHNVLLAPIADMQAVVGTAQTVDLKQHFDDPDVARTKVTLDTNFGSIPLELYDDLTPQTVENFLKYVESDRYNNVLFHRLEPGFVLQGGGYTSTGAEVEDFGNVPNEFDASHPNVMGTVAMAKVGGDPDSATSQFFFNLADNRANLDNQNGGFTTFAEALDMTTVNNIAALPTSNQGGAFNALPADASGTVPMITNATLMPKTAFTVISSNPGILNASVAPDGTLTMTPVSSGNATVTVTSTTLDGDVMNEAFAVDVAAPPVVLGTGEGQSRSLVFIDGDGTRTTVRASNATATVLMNGTEVALSTVRGVTTVTGLNLSIGSIALNEITRVSSSLIISSSGGDNSVDIGDITAAGTLGSITATRGNLVGDVNVDGALGRVTLGSINGGSIASNVAGTALTLRAGDVTNASITMVSAIRSITVNSWTDSDATPDVISALDITTISSRGDFGADINTPGGLRSASIRGNTTSDNWNVGGTLTRLSVGSWENVGGNGQVTAGDLGTISSTGNFGPDLTATTGLRSFSTRADVTGGVWNIGAGTASRVSALNTAAGWIGVFAGPVSSVSVRGTLDGTLSAGSMRSLSVGTLAAPVSLTDASVPYSLTSFRATTMTDAEIRSAGSIRSVSVRSGTLRSAIFAGVAGGDASVEGAADFANPNAQIVSARFGAPRGQVGFSESAIIAPTLGSINIGTIADTASSIPFQGVAADSLRLLTFTIDGQRVRLTDATPIDTQLQDQGVTLNNFEVVVF